The stretch of DNA TGGTTATTCTTCCTTTTGACAATATATTAGGGATGTATTCATTAACAGGTGCCAGTTCAAACTTGTTTTGTGGCATATTTCATTCCCCCATTCTAGCCTTCTGTCCAAGAGAATTCGTGAAACGACCCGTTACTGCAGCTTCATCTGGCTGCGGAGCATCCAGTCGAGGACTTTGTCCGGGAGAATACGGACCAGTCGGGTCAGCAGTGCCGAATCGCGACCGACCGTATAGCGAGTGCGTGGCTTTCTTTCGTGGATTGCGCGTGAAATCACTGCTGCCACTTTCTCAGGGGGGATACCGTCCTTTGCCCATGCTTCAGCCTGAGCCTTCACGGCATCAAAAAGACGATCATGGCGCTTGTGCTGATCAGGCATCATCAACTTGGCCAGCCGCTCCGCTGTCGTAATCCCTTGCTCCGACATGCCAGTGCTGACACCACCCGGAGTGATCATGATTACCTTGAGGCCAAACGAGGACATCTCCCTCCGGAGGCTGTCATTGATTGCTTCCATGGCAAACTTTGCTGCCGAATATATCCCGAAACCAGGCATGGAGACCTTGCCGCCAAGTGAACCAATATTAACTACGCGTCCGCCGCTGTTCAGCAAGGCCGGTGTGAGCGCCTGAATAACCGCGACCTGTCCGATCACGCTGACTTCGATCTGGCGGCGAAACTCATCGAGCGGAACCATCTCAAGAGGTGCATTAACGGCGATGCCTGCATTGTTGACCACGGCCCGCAAAGGGCGACCAAGCGGATCTTGCTCCACCCGTTCGGCCAGCGCCTTTAGTGTGTCGATATTGGTAACATCGACGATCACTGGCTCGATATTTTTGCGTTTCATTTTGTTGGCGTCTTCCTGACGGCGAACCCCAGCTAAAACATGAAATCCTTCAGCAGCGAGCTTCTCCGCGGTAGCCCTGCCGATGCCGCTGGACGTACCTGTTACGACGACGAGCTCCTGAGTTTTGAATGACATAGTACCCCTCCTGAGTTTGATAAGTTATGGATCACTGTATAGCACTGTTATATGGTTATTATAGCACCGCTATACAGAACTGTATATAGCGGTGCTATACAATTTGCATAGTGTTGTCCTCCTACGGCTTGAACATCATTTTGGGCGGGCGCTGCGTGATGTACTTCGACGCTCACGAGATACCGTGGCGTGAGGAATGAGATCATCGAATCCCTCAGAAAATAAAAAAGATCGCCATCCTGCTTGGATAGGCGATCTCTCTTATGTGCCACTATTTGTGGTCCTTCATCTTTACCATGAAACAAAACAAAGCCCACATTGGGGCTTTGTCTGGAGTCTCCAGGCTCTGTCATCGATCCCTCATTTTGAATCGGCGTCCGGCCTTTGGATCAAAATGATCTGCATTACGCTTTCCCGAATGAGATCAACGACGTCGGGTTGGGGTGGGGGGACCTTACGAACCTGGGCCGTCACATAGAGCCAAGAGGCCGTATTGGCGGAAGCCCAGACCAGATCGGCCGCAGCTTCGGCTGACACAGCCAATTTGCCTTCGGCAGCGACTCTCTGAATATTTTGCACCAGTGCTTGATACGACTGATCTGCCGCCTCGATATGGGCGCCCTCGAGCAACCGCCCCATCATTGCCGCATAAATCCGCGGACGGGCTGCCGCGAAGCGGACATAGTCATCCCACCCTTGACGAAGGGCCATCTCTGGAATGGTCGACTCTACTGCGGCAATCTTGCTTTCAAATAACTGTTTGAATGCTTCCACTATAGCTGCACTTAGGAGTCCATCTGCATTGCCGAAATGGTGGTAGAGCGTAGGAGCCGTAACCTGTGCGATCGAAGTTACGGCTCGCGTCGAGAATTGGGCTCCGCCTTCCTCTTCGAGTACCTTAAGTGCAGCTGCTAATATTTTGTCATATGTGTTCATACGTACATTATAGCAGTGCTATATGCGTATGTCCATTAGGTTCTCCCTCTCCCTGATCCGTTATTGAAATCCATCTTTCAGCCAAGCGCTGGCTAATGCAGTCGCACCACGGGCGGCCAACGTATCCGCCAAAGCATTCAACATGACGAAATCATGAATGATTCCTTGATAACGTACCGTTGTGACCTCCACACCAGCCTCCCGAAGCTTATTCCCATAGGCCTCGCCTTCATCTCGAAGAACGTCGGCTTCCGCCGTAATGATGAGAGCTGGAGGAAGATCGCGAAGCTGGTCGATGGAAGCCCTCAGAGGAGAAGTATAGATTTCATTTAACTC from Paenibacillus sp. CAA11 encodes:
- a CDS encoding SDR family oxidoreductase; protein product: MSFKTQELVVVTGTSSGIGRATAEKLAAEGFHVLAGVRRQEDANKMKRKNIEPVIVDVTNIDTLKALAERVEQDPLGRPLRAVVNNAGIAVNAPLEMVPLDEFRRQIEVSVIGQVAVIQALTPALLNSGGRVVNIGSLGGKVSMPGFGIYSAAKFAMEAINDSLRREMSSFGLKVIMITPGGVSTGMSEQGITTAERLAKLMMPDQHKRHDRLFDAVKAQAEAWAKDGIPPEKVAAVISRAIHERKPRTRYTVGRDSALLTRLVRILPDKVLDWMLRSQMKLQ
- a CDS encoding TetR/AcrR family transcriptional regulator; this translates as MNTYDKILAAALKVLEEEGGAQFSTRAVTSIAQVTAPTLYHHFGNADGLLSAAIVEAFKQLFESKIAAVESTIPEMALRQGWDDYVRFAAARPRIYAAMMGRLLEGAHIEAADQSYQALVQNIQRVAAEGKLAVSAEAAADLVWASANTASWLYVTAQVRKVPPPQPDVVDLIRESVMQIILIQRPDADSK